From a region of the Flavobacterium sediminilitoris genome:
- a CDS encoding OsmC family protein — translation MEKHSYNVNLKWNSDRKGTLSSNELPTIIEVATPPEFDKGIPNIWSPEHLYTASILSCFMTTFLAIAEFSKFDFIDFECSSDGILEKVEGKYLMTQVIIKPVLTISDPNDTEKAERILQKSEKACLISNSIKTDVLVHPTFKFE, via the coding sequence AAGCATAGCTATAATGTAAATTTAAAATGGAATTCAGATAGAAAAGGAACTTTATCATCAAACGAATTACCAACTATAATAGAAGTCGCAACTCCACCAGAATTTGACAAAGGAATTCCAAATATTTGGTCACCAGAGCATTTATACACAGCGTCCATTTTAAGTTGTTTTATGACTACTTTTTTGGCTATTGCCGAATTTTCAAAATTTGACTTTATAGATTTTGAATGTAGTTCAGACGGAATTTTAGAGAAAGTAGAAGGCAAATATTTAATGACACAAGTTATTATTAAACCAGTACTTACAATTAGCGATCCAAACGATACTGAAAAAGCAGAACGCATATTGCAAAAATCTGAAAAAGCTTGTTTGATTTCAAACTCTATTAAAACAGACGTTTTAGTACATCCTACCTTTAAATTTGAATAG